The Acidovorax sp. RAC01 genomic sequence TGGCAAGACCGCGCCCAGCTGCTGGAGCTGACCAGCGCCATCAAGGCCGTGCGCGACGACCTGCTGATCTGCGTGGACCACGAAGGCGGCCGCGTGCAGCGCTTTCGCACAGACGGGTTCACCCACCTGCCGCCCATGCGCGCCTTGGGCGCGATGTGGATGGACGACGGCAAGGGCGCAGCCGCCTTGCCCGGCAGTGGTGCAATGCGCGCGACCAATGCGGCCACCGCCGCGGGCTATGTGCTGGGAACAGAGCTGCGTGCTTGCGGGGTGGACTTCAGCTTCACCCCCGTGCTTGACTTGGATCATGGCGAGAGCGGCGTCATCGGCGACCGCGCCTTCCACCGCGACGCGCGCGTGGTCGCGATGCTGGCCAAGAGTCTGATGCACGGCCTGCTGCAGGCGGGCATGGCCAACTGCGGCAAGCACTTTCCCGGCCACGGTTTCGTCAAGGCAGATTCGCACACCGAAGTGCCGGTGGACAAGCGCAGCCTCAAGGCCATCCTGGCCGACGACGCCGCGCCGTACCCGTGGCTGAGCAGCACGCTCACCAGCGTCATGCCGGCGCATGTGATCTACCCCAAGGTTGACAGCCGCCCCGCAGGCTTTTCGAAGCGCTGGCTGCAGGACATCCTGCGCCGCCAGATGCGCTTTGATGGCGCGATCTTCAGCGATGACCTGAGCATGGAGGGCGCGCGCCGCCTCGACGGCCAGCTGGTCAGCTACACCGATGCTGCCGTGGCGGCGCTGGATGCAGGTTGCGACCTGGTGCTGCTGTGCAACCAGAGCGTAGGCAAGGGCGAAGCCGTGGACGAGCTGCTCGACGGCCTGCTGGCCGCCCGCGACAAGGGCGCATGGCAGCCCAGTGTGGACAGCGAGGCGCGCCGCCTGGCTTTGCTGCCCGAAACGCGGCCCCAGCCGTGGGATGAATTGATGTACCAGCCCGCGTACCTGCAGGCGCTGGATCTGCTGCCCTGACCGGTGCGCTCGGCGCCGCGTGGCGCTGATGCGCTGGCCGGTCCGCCGACTTCAGGGCCAGCCCCCGCCCGAAGGCGACGTCAGGGATTGCTGAAGGGGCTCGGCACCGCGGGCGCGGGTGTCGCCGCGCTGGCATCCGTCGGGCCCGCAGGTGACGTTACAGGCGGTGGTGGAACGCCCTGGAAGCGCCGCACCACGCGCTGAAAGATCAAGGCGTTGGGGATCTGCAGCCAGGCTTCGCCTTGCCCCGGCGTCTGGTCTGCTAGCGTGGTGTACAGCAGGTTGATGTCGACCACGCGGCCCTTGGCTCCGGGTTTCTCTGCCGTGTCGAGCACCTCGATGTAGTCTCCCACCCGGAAGGGCCGCACCGTGAAGATCAGCAGTGCGCAAAACAGGTTCGACAGCACGCTCCACGCTGCAAAGAACGCCACGGCGCCCACGGTGGCAAAGCCGGTGAACGCGGTCCACAGCACGGTGGCCGAGACACCCATGCGTTCAAGCACCATGAGCGCTGCCGTGGCAATGGTCAGCCAGCGGATCAGCCCATTGATGGGCACCACCAGCTCATCGGGCAACTGGTAGTGCGCTGACGCGCGGCGCATCAGCCTGCGCAGCGTGCGCTGGATGAGCCACGCGGCGAACACGATCAGCAGGATCTGCGTGCCGGGCACGATCACTTCCAGCCACTCCTGCATCCAGTCAGGCAGTCGGTTGGTCAGCATCTGCAGTTTGGAGGTCGCCATGGTGTTGAAGCGGGGGCATCCCGCGCCCCCCGCCACGTCGCGGGGCAACGTGGGGCAGGGCAGGGCAGGCCAGAGCGGTTTCGGATCAGCTCTCGCGCCGAAGAGCCGGGAACAGGATCACGTCGCGGATGCTGGGGCTGTCGGTCAGCAGCATCATCAGGCGGTCAATGCCAATGCCACAGCCGCCGGTGGGGGGCATGCCGTATTCCAGTGCACGCACAAAGTCGTGGTCGTAGAACATGGCTTCGTCGTCGCCGCTGTCCTTGGCGGCCACCTGGGCGTGAAAGCGCGCGGCCTGGTCTTCGGCGTCGTTGAGCTCGCTGAAGCCGTTGCCGAATTCGCGGCCGGTGAGGTACAGCTCAAAGCGCTCGGTCACCTCGGGGCGCGTGTCGTTGGCGCGGGCCAGGGGGCTGATCTCGGTCGGGTGCTCCATGATGAAGGTGGGCTGCCACAGCTTGTCTTCCACCGTTTCTTCAAAGTAGAACACCTGCAGGCTGGCGAGCGACCGGGTGGAGAGCTTGTCTTTTTCTTCGGTCATGCCCAGCTTCTTCAATGCACTGATGAGCCAGGCGGCATCGTCCACATGGGCACCGGCTTCGGTGTACTGGAAGATCGCTTCGCGGATGGTCAGGCGGGCAAATGGCTGGGTCAGGTCCACGGCGCGGCCCTGGTAGGTCATCTGCAGCGCACCCGTGGCCTTGAGCGCCACCTCGCGGATCAGCGTCTCGGTGAAGTCCATCAGGTCCAGGTAGTTCCAGTACGCCGCGTAGAACTCCATCATGGTGAACTCGGGGTTGTGGCGCACCGAGATACCTTCGTTGCGGTAGCTGCGGTTGATCTCGAACACGCGCTCGAACCCGCCCACGATCAGGCGCTTCAGGTACAGCTCTGGCGCGATCCGCAAGAACATTTCCTGTTCCAGCGCGTTGTGGTGCGTGACAAACGGCTTGGCGTTGGCACCGCCCGGAATG encodes the following:
- a CDS encoding mechanosensitive ion channel family protein; translation: MATSKLQMLTNRLPDWMQEWLEVIVPGTQILLIVFAAWLIQRTLRRLMRRASAHYQLPDELVVPINGLIRWLTIATAALMVLERMGVSATVLWTAFTGFATVGAVAFFAAWSVLSNLFCALLIFTVRPFRVGDYIEVLDTAEKPGAKGRVVDINLLYTTLADQTPGQGEAWLQIPNALIFQRVVRRFQGVPPPPVTSPAGPTDASAATPAPAVPSPFSNP
- the nagZ gene encoding beta-N-acetylhexosaminidase; its protein translation is MTEHAPIILDVAGTSLTATDRRRLAHPLTGGVILFARNWQDRAQLLELTSAIKAVRDDLLICVDHEGGRVQRFRTDGFTHLPPMRALGAMWMDDGKGAAALPGSGAMRATNAATAAGYVLGTELRACGVDFSFTPVLDLDHGESGVIGDRAFHRDARVVAMLAKSLMHGLLQAGMANCGKHFPGHGFVKADSHTEVPVDKRSLKAILADDAAPYPWLSSTLTSVMPAHVIYPKVDSRPAGFSKRWLQDILRRQMRFDGAIFSDDLSMEGARRLDGQLVSYTDAAVAALDAGCDLVLLCNQSVGKGEAVDELLDGLLAARDKGAWQPSVDSEARRLALLPETRPQPWDELMYQPAYLQALDLLP
- the lysS gene encoding lysine--tRNA ligase, translating into MSENNHAPAPQDDNQLIAERREKLRALREAQAGGGAVAFPNNFKPAHKAAQLHLEYAQADNESLEATPVTVSVAGRMMLKRVMGKASFATIQDGSLGDVGGRIQLYVTRDALGEDLYAAFKHWDLGDIVGAEGTLMKTKTGELSIKVTSLRLLTKSLRPLPDKFHGMADQEQKYRQRYVDLITDEHARKRFMARSKAVSSLREFMVSHGFLEVETPMLHPIPGGANAKPFVTHHNALEQEMFLRIAPELYLKRLIVGGFERVFEINRSYRNEGISVRHNPEFTMMEFYAAYWNYLDLMDFTETLIREVALKATGALQMTYQGRAVDLTQPFARLTIREAIFQYTEAGAHVDDAAWLISALKKLGMTEEKDKLSTRSLASLQVFYFEETVEDKLWQPTFIMEHPTEISPLARANDTRPEVTERFELYLTGREFGNGFSELNDAEDQAARFHAQVAAKDSGDDEAMFYDHDFVRALEYGMPPTGGCGIGIDRLMMLLTDSPSIRDVILFPALRRES